A DNA window from Candidatus Rokuibacteriota bacterium contains the following coding sequences:
- a CDS encoding peptide-binding protein, producing MPEARAQREGGQGGAPTAPAEPAQPPPPVPKPPSYGDALVEGSIGDASNLIPILAADSASHNIGGLIYNGLVKYDRDLNIVGDLAESWQVSPDGLTLTFRLRRGVRWHDGHPLTAEDVHFTYRVLVDRKTPTAYAEDFLQVAKAEVLDPHTFRVRYRQPYAKALISWAVSILPRHRLEGQDLTKTPLARRPVGTGPYRFVEWKTGEKIVLEANPDYFEGRPFLDRYVYRIIPDQATMFLELKARSLDMMGLTPLQYARQTTRPELQARFRRYRYAAFAYTYLGYNLRHPLFRDRRVRQAISYAIDQQELIQGVLLGLGQSATGPYRPGTWAYNPHVQRYPHDPERARALLREAGWRDTDGDGILDWDGRPFAFTILTNQGNESRAKTAELIQWRLRKVGIAVKIRTVEWAAFVNEFLDKRRFEAVVLGWRTGQDPDLYNVWHSSKTGPKQLNFIGFRHPEVDRLLEQGRRTLDRTERKRSYDAFQAILAEEQPYTFLYVPDALTIVHSRVRGIEPAPAGLTYNFIRWYVPRDEQLYAALVP from the coding sequence AGCGCGAGGGTGGCCAGGGTGGCGCGCCGACCGCGCCGGCAGAGCCCGCCCAGCCGCCCCCGCCGGTGCCCAAGCCGCCTTCCTATGGCGACGCGCTCGTGGAGGGGTCCATCGGGGACGCGAGCAACCTGATCCCGATCCTGGCCGCGGACAGCGCCTCGCACAACATCGGGGGGCTGATCTACAACGGCCTGGTGAAGTACGACCGGGACTTGAACATCGTGGGGGACCTGGCCGAGTCCTGGCAGGTGAGCCCCGACGGCCTCACCCTCACCTTCCGCCTGCGCCGCGGGGTCCGGTGGCACGACGGCCACCCCCTGACCGCCGAAGACGTCCACTTCACCTACCGGGTCCTGGTGGACCGCAAGACCCCCACGGCCTACGCCGAGGACTTCCTGCAGGTGGCGAAGGCCGAGGTCCTCGACCCCCACACCTTCCGCGTGCGCTACCGGCAACCGTACGCCAAGGCGCTGATCAGCTGGGCGGTCTCCATCCTCCCCCGCCACCGGCTCGAAGGGCAGGACCTGACGAAGACCCCGCTGGCCCGCCGGCCCGTGGGCACGGGCCCCTACCGGTTCGTCGAGTGGAAGACCGGCGAGAAGATCGTGCTGGAGGCCAACCCCGACTACTTCGAGGGGCGCCCCTTCCTGGACCGCTACGTCTACCGGATCATCCCGGACCAGGCCACGATGTTCCTGGAGCTCAAGGCGCGGAGCCTGGACATGATGGGGCTGACCCCGCTCCAGTACGCGCGGCAGACCACCCGCCCGGAGCTGCAGGCCCGCTTCCGGCGCTACCGGTACGCGGCCTTCGCCTACACCTACCTCGGGTACAACCTCCGCCACCCGCTCTTCCGCGACCGGCGCGTCCGGCAGGCCATCAGCTACGCCATCGACCAGCAGGAGCTCATCCAGGGGGTGCTGCTCGGGCTCGGGCAGTCGGCCACGGGCCCGTACCGCCCCGGGACCTGGGCCTATAACCCGCATGTCCAGCGCTACCCCCACGACCCGGAGCGCGCCCGGGCCCTGCTGCGGGAGGCCGGGTGGCGGGACACGGACGGCGACGGGATCCTGGACTGGGACGGCCGCCCCTTCGCCTTCACGATCCTGACCAACCAGGGGAACGAGAGCCGGGCGAAGACCGCGGAGCTGATCCAGTGGCGGTTGCGCAAGGTGGGGATCGCGGTGAAGATCCGGACGGTGGAGTGGGCCGCCTTCGTGAACGAGTTCCTGGACAAGCGGCGCTTCGAGGCCGTCGTGCTCGGGTGGCGGACGGGGCAGGACCCCGACCTCTACAACGTCTGGCACTCCAGCAAGACGGGGCCCAAGCAGCTCAACTTCATCGGCTTCCGCCACCCCGAGGTGGATCGGCTGCTGGAGCAGGGGCGCCGCACTCTGGACCGGACCGAGCGGAAGCGCTCCTACGATGCCTTCCAGGCCATCCTGGCCGAGGAGCAGCCCTACACCTTCCTGTACGTCCCCGATGCCCTGACCATCGTCCACAGCCGGGTGCGGGGGATCGAGCCGGCCCCGGCCGGGCTCACCTACAACTTCATCCGCTGGTACGTCCCGCGGGACGAGCAGCTCTACGCCGCCCTGGTCCCGTAG
- a CDS encoding DUF3368 domain-containing protein, with translation MILVLDASVLIALSRIGRLDLLRQIAGTVHIPEAVYDEVVRRGEGQPGSVEVARAEWILRRQVYDRASVDRLRRQVGRGEAEAIVLARELAADFLVLDDATARRVAEMEGQRVLGLPGLLLHGKGSGVVPAVKPVLDEMLAAGFFVGDTVYRLILRQAGEEVPR, from the coding sequence GTGATCCTTGTTCTGGATGCCAGCGTCCTCATCGCGCTCTCTCGGATCGGCCGCCTGGATCTGCTCCGTCAGATCGCTGGGACGGTGCACATCCCCGAGGCCGTCTACGATGAAGTGGTCAGAAGGGGAGAGGGACAGCCAGGCAGCGTGGAGGTTGCCCGCGCAGAGTGGATCCTCCGGCGGCAGGTCTACGATCGGGCAAGCGTGGACCGCTTGCGGCGCCAGGTGGGTCGGGGCGAGGCTGAGGCCATCGTGTTGGCAAGGGAACTGGCGGCGGATTTCCTTGTCCTCGATGACGCAACGGCCCGGCGAGTGGCGGAGATGGAGGGGCAGAGGGTCCTCGGTCTTCCTGGGCTTCTACTCCACGGCAAGGGGAGCGGGGTGGTCCCTGCCGTGAAGCCCGTCCTCGATGAGATGCTCGCAGCCGGATTCTTCGTCGGCGACACCGTTTACCGTCTTATCCTTCGCCAGGCCGGCGAGGAGGTTCCCCGATAG
- a CDS encoding UPF0175 family protein produces MKPVTLELPPELVEILGSEEEARRGAKVALVLDLVRRGKLSRAKAAELLGISLWDLPNLLAQYQIPWFDYSAEDLQRDLQALCPEEGTAE; encoded by the coding sequence ATGAAACCCGTAACCCTAGAACTCCCCCCGGAACTCGTGGAGATCCTTGGGTCGGAGGAAGAGGCGAGGCGGGGAGCCAAGGTCGCCCTGGTTCTCGATCTTGTCCGTCGCGGGAAGCTCTCCCGAGCGAAGGCGGCCGAGCTTTTGGGGATCTCGCTGTGGGACCTCCCCAACCTCCTGGCTCAATACCAAATCCCGTGGTTCGATTACTCCGCAGAAGACCTTCAGCGGGACCTTCAGGCCTTGTGCCCTGAAGAAGGCACGGCGGAGTGA